GTCGCTGATCGCGGCGTCGGTGGCACGCATCCGTCCCCAGAACGACACCACCCCGTCGGGATCGTCACGGTCACCGAAGTCGATATAGCGGTCTTTGGCCGCGACTTTGGACCGGATGACCGCGATCGGATCGAACTTATGCACCCAGTAGTCGACCGCTCTGATCAACGCGGTCTCCGACAATGCGCCGTACTGGTGGGCGGTGCCGGCGATCCCGGCATCGATCAACGCCAACGCCTCCTCATCGCAGACCAGCTGCGTGCGCCAAGTGATCGCAGCGATCACCTTCGCCGACACCACCCCCTGCGCGAACGCCTCCGCGGTCCTCGGCAGCCGATCACGTAACGCCATCGCGATGCGCATCTGGGCACTGGCAGCGCGCGGGCTGAGAGTGCAGGCCGCACTGATCTCGGCCTTGGCCAGCGCCCATCCGTCGATCAACCTCAACGCCGACGACTCGTCCTCGTCCTCGCAGTGCCGTGCGGTCACTTCGGCGATCGCGGCCAGCCGCCGGGCCGCCGCAGCCGCCTCAGCGCGGGTGGCATCGGTGACCTCGGCGATGAGCTCCTCATCGCTCAACTCCGACAGCCCCGACCGCTCGAACATGTGTTCTACACTACCCGCGCACCCCGGCGGGGCAAGGCCGATCGAGGCGCCTGTGGATAACTCCATCAGCCCTGTTCAGGAAGCCAAATCAGCGAACAGAACGGGCAAAATCATCGGTTGCCGGCGCGGGTCGTTGCCTCACTGAAAATGCGCGGCCGGTTCAGGACTGCAGGAACGACAGCAGGTCTGCGTTGATGACATCCGCGTGCGTCGTCGGCATGCCGTGCGGGAAATCCTCGTAGGTGATCAGCGTGCCGTTCTGCAACAACTCGGCCGACTTCGGACCGGCCGCAACGTAAGGCACGATCTGGTCGTCGCGGCTGTGCATGACCAGTGTGGGCACCGTGATCTTCTTGAGGTCCTCGGTGAAGTCGGTCTGGGAGAAGGCAACGATCCCGTCGTAATGGGAGAGTGCGTCACCCATCATGCCCTGCCGCCACCAGTTGTCGATGATCGCCGGATCCGACTGCGCGCCGGGACGATTGAACCCGTAGAACGGACCCGACGGCAGCGCCCGATAGAACACCGAGCGGTTGGCCGCCAGCTGTGCCTGCAGGTCGTCGAACACGCTCTTGGGCAGCCCTTCGGGATTGGCCTCGGTCTGCACCATGAGCGGCGGCACCGCGCTGATCAACGCGGCCTTGGACACCCGACTCTCGCCGTGGCGGGCCAGATAGCGCACCACCTCACCACCACCGGTGGAATGTCCGATGTGGATCGCGTCGCGCAGGTCGAGATGGTCGGTGAGCGCGGCGAGGTCATCGGCGTAGTGGTCGAGGTCATGCCCGTCCGGCGTCTGTGTCGACCGCCCGTGCCCACGGCGGTCGTGGGCGATGACCCGGTAACCGTGGGATAGGAAGAACAGCATCTGGTTGTCCCAGTCGTCGGAGGACAACGGCCAGCCGTGGCTGAAGACGATCGGTTGCCCGGATCCCCAGTCCTTGTAGAAGATCTGCGTACCGTCACCTGTGCTGAGAGTGCTCATGACAGATCAGCCTGCACCTTCGCTCGCCGGAAGTCGTTACCGCTAGCCGCCATTGTGCCCGTATGTCGGCATCCATGCCCGGAATCAATTCGACACCGTCGAGCGACGGTCGTCGTTCCAGCCCACGGGACTGATCTACCCTTTGTCTTTGCGCGAACGCACGATGAGACGTGGGCTCCCCGGAAGGTTCTGACATGGCAGGTTCACACACGACGCTGGTCGCCGGAATCGATTCGTCCACGCAATCGACCAAGGTGGTGGTCTGCGATGCGGCGACCGGTGCGGTGCAGCGCACGGGCAGCGCGCCGCACCCCACCGGTACCGAGATCGACCCCCAGCACTGGTGGCATGCGCTGCAGTCGGCCATCCAGGCCGCGGGGGGTATCGGCGATGTCGCGGCCATCTCGGTCGGCGCGCAGCAACACGGCATGGTCTGTCTCGACGATTCCGGTCGTGCCGTGCGGGATGCCCTGTTGTGGAACGACACTCGGTCCGCCGACGCTGCCGACCAGCTGGTCGCCGAGCTCGGCGGCGCTTCGGCGTGGGCGCAGCGCGTCGGGGTGGTCCCGGTCGCGTCATTCACCGCGGCCAAGCTGCGCTGGCTCGCCGACCACGAATCCCGCAATGCCGATGCAACAGCGGCGGTATGCCTGCCGCACGACTGGCTCACCTGGCGACTGAGCGGGTCGCAGGACATCGCCGATCTGCGCACGGACCGCAGCGACGCCAGTGGGACCGGGTACTTCTCGGCTGCCACCGGCAGCTACGAGTACGACCTACTCGAATGGGCCCTTCGCGGCCGGCGGCCGGTGGTACCCGCCGTGCTCGGCCCGCGAGACGGCGCGGGCACGACGCCCGATGGCGCGGTGTTGGGCCCCGGTGCCGGCGACAACGCCGCCGCGGCACTGGGATTGAGCGCCACGGTCGGTGACTGTGTGGTGTCGCTGGGTACATCCGGGGTGGTCAGCGCCGTCGGTACGACGCCAGCCCACGACGGCGAGGGTATCGTCGCCGGGTTCGCCGATGCGACCGGCAGACACCTGCCGCTGGTGTGCACCCTCAACGGCGCGCCCGTGCTCGCGGCGGTGGCACGGATGCTCGACGTCGATTTCGACGAGTTCGACCGACTCGCGTTGTCGGCACCCGCCGGCGCCGACGGGTTGGTGCTGATTCCGTACTTCGATGGTGAGCGCTCCCCCAACCTGCCCGATGCGGCCGGTGCGCTGCACGGTGTCACCACGCGAAACCTGTCTCCTGCCAATATCGCTCGGGCGGCCGTCGAGGGTCTACTCGGCTCCATGGCCTACTGCATGCAGAAAATCGCGGGCCAGGGAATTCCGACCGAGCGCATCATCCTGATCGGCGGCGGGGCCCGCTCGCAAGCGGTGCGGCAGATCGCCCCCGCGGTGTTCGGCACGACCGTCGACGTGCCCGAGACCGGCGAGTACGTCGCGCTCGGCGCCGCACGTCAGGCGGCCTGGGTCCTGTCCGGCCGAGAAGAACAGCCGAAGTGGGACAGCGGGTCGACCTGGACCTACCGGGCGGACCCCACACCGGGGGTCCTGGACCGCTATATGCACCTGCAGGAACTCACGGTGCGCTAGCGGCGCTGGGCGGCATACCAGTCGAGCAGGTCCGGATTGTCGACGGCGCTGCGCTCGACCACCTTTGACACATCGGCACCCTGGAACAGCTTCTTGATCGGCACCTCGAGCTTCTTGCCCGTGCGCGTGTGCGGGATGCCGGGCGCGAGGATGACCTCGTCGGGTACGTGCCGCGGTGAGACCTCGGTGCGGATGGTCTGCTTGATCTTGTCGACCAGTTCGTCGGTCAACGACACCCCGTCGGCAGGCACCACGAACAGCGGCATCCAATAGCCGCCGTCGGGCTGCTCGGCACCGATCACGAGGGCCTCGGCGATCTCGGGCAGCCGCTCGACGGACTGGTAGATATCCGCGCTGCCCATCCGGATTCCGTGCCGGTTCAGGGTGGAATCGGACCGGCCGTGCACGATGACGCTGCCGCGTTCGGTGATGGTGATCCAGTCGCCATGCCGCCAGACACCGGGGAACATGTCGAAATATGCGTCCCAATACCGAGATCCGTCGGGATCATTCCAGAATGACACCGGCATCGACGGTAGGGGTTTGGTGATCACTAGTTCGCCGACCTCACCACGGACCGGTGTACCCAACTCATCCCAGGCATCGAGCGCCGCGCCGAGGAACGGCACGGACAGCTCCCCCGGCCACACCGGCACCGTGCGCACCCCACCGATGAACGCCGACACCACATCGGTACCACCACTGATCGAGGCGACCTGCACGTGTGCCCCGAGATTGTCACGCATCCACAGCGCCGTCGACGCCGGTAACGACGATCCGGTGATCCCGACGGTGCGCAGGGCGCGCAGGTCATGGTCGGCGCGGGGCACTGCTCCGGCCTTGGCGCAGCTCAACACATAGCCGGGGCTGGTACCGAGCACCGTGACGCCGAGCCGGGCGGTCATCTCCCACAGCGCATCCGGGGTCGGGTGCGACGGGCTGCCGTCGTAGCAGACGATGGTGGCGCCCACCAGCAGGCCTGCGACCTGGAAGTTCCACATCATCCAACTCGGGCTGGTATACCAGAAGAAGGTGTCCGTGGGCCCGATATCACTCTGCAGGGCAACGGCTTTGAGATGTTCGACCAATACGCCACCGTGGCCGTGCACGATGCCCTTGGGCAGCCCGGTGGTCCCGGAGGAGAACAGGATCCACAGCGGGTGGTCGAATTCGACCTCGGTCGTCCGCAGCTCGGCATCACCGGCGGTGACGGTCGCGAAGTCGAGCTGCCCCTCGGGTGTCGGCGCCAGCCGGGACACCGAGATGGTCGCGGTCAACGAGGGCAGTCCGGCTCGCAACTCGGCCACATCGGCACTCTTGTCGTGGGTCTTACCCCCGAACCGGTAGCCGTCGGCGGTCACCAGCACCACCGGCTCCAGTTGACCGAGCCGGTCCAGCGCGGCTTTGGCCGAATAGTCCTGGCCACAGGCGCTCCACACCGCACCGATCGAGGCGGTACCGAGAAAGGCAACGACCGCCTCGGCGATATTGGGCAGGTAACCCACCACGCGGTCGCCCGGCCGCACCCCGAGCTCGGCGAGCGTGTTCGCGAAGGCAGCTGTACGACTGAGCAATTCGGCCCAGGAAAGCTCGGTGACAGCGAAATCCTCGCCGAGACTCAGGATGGCGGGCCGGTCGGTGCGGGCCTGCCGGGCGATCTGGTCGACATAGTTCAGGCGCACACCTGGGAACCAGACCGCGCCCGGCATCGAGTCATCGGCCAGGACCTCGCCGGGGATCTCACCGAGGTCGAAATAGCGCCACAGCGCGCCCCAGAAGGCCTCGGGTTCGTCGACCGACCACTGCCACAGGTCGTGGTAGTCACCCTCGTGTCCGGCGGACCGGGCAAAGGCGGTGACCTGTGCGTCGGCGATATCGGCTGCTGTCGGTTCCCACTGGGGCTCGGGGCTCACCGGGCGCTCCACCCACCGTCCATCGTGTACGACGCGCCGGTGACCATGCCGGCCCGATCGGAGGCCAGCCAACCCACCAGCGAGGCCACCTCCTGCGGTTCCACGAGACGTTTGATGGCGCTCTCCTTGAGCAGGATCTGCTCGACGACCTGCTGCTCGTCGATACCGTGGGTGCGGGCCTGATCGGTGATCTGCTTGTCCACCAGCGCCGTCCGCACATATCCGGGGTTGACGCAGTTGCTGGTCACCCCGTGCGGGCCGCCCTCCAGCGCGGTCACCTTCGAGAGCCCTTCCAGCGCGTGCTTGGCCGTCACATACGCGACCTTATATTCGGAGGCCCGAAGTCCGTGCACCGACGACAGATTGATGACGCGGCCGAATCCGGCCTCGTACATGTGCGGCAGCGCCGCCCGGATCAGTAGGAAGGGCACCTCGGTCATCAACGTCAGCAAGGTGCGGAAGGCTTCCGGCGGGAACTCGGCTATCGGCGCCACCCGCTGCACGCCGGCGTTGTTGACCAGGATGTCGACATCCAGGCGAAGACCCTCGAGACCGGACACGTCGAGCAGATCGACCGGCCATGCGGTGCCGCCGATCTCGTCGGCCAGCGCCTGCGCCCCCTCGGCGTCCCGATCGGCCACGGTCACCTTCGCGCCGCGGGTGGCCAGTTCGCGGGCGCACGCCGCACCGATACCGGCGGCCGCCCCGGTGACCAACGCGGTCTTTCCGGACAGGCTCGGCGCAGGCTCGCTCAGTGCCGTTGATTCGCTCGCAGGCTCGCTCAGTGCCGTTGATTCGCTCGCAGGCTCGCTCATGCCCGCGCCCCGGCGATGTCCCGGGCGTCGGCATCGTCGAGCGTCTTGAGGTCGATGCCCTTGGTCTCCCGGGTGACCAGTGCGGCCAGGAACGAGACACCGCATGCCAGGCCGAGATACACCGCGATCGGCACCGACGAGTCGTAGATGTCGAGCAGTTTCACCGCGATGATCGGCGCCAGCGATCCGGCGACGATCGAGGTGACCTGATAGCCCAGCGAGACACCGGAATAGCGCATCCTGGTGGGGAACATCTCGGACATGATGGCCGGTTGCGGTGCATACATCAGCGCGTGGATCATCAGGCCGATGGTCACCGAGGCCGTCACCACCGCGTAGTTCCCGCTGTTCATCATCGGGAAGGCGAAGAAGCCCCACGAGGCCCCGAGCAGCGCGCCCACGATGTACACCGGCCGGCGACCGTAATGGTCGGACAGCTGGCCGACCAGCGGGATGACCGCGAAGTGCACGGCGTGCGCGAAGAGCAAGTACCACAGGATGGTGCTGGTGTCGGCGCCCACCTGGGTTTTGAGATAGGTGATGGAGAACGTGACCACCAGGTAGTACATGATGTTCTCGCCGAACCGCAGACCCATGGCGGTGAAAACACCTCGGGGGTAACGCTTGAGCACCTCGACGACCGACAACGAGCTCGCCTTGATGCGCTCGGCCTCCTGCTGCGCCTCGACGAAGATCGGCGCATCGGTGACCTTGGTGCGGATGTAGTAGCCGACCAGCACCACCACCGCCGACAGCCAGAACGCGACCCGCCAGCCCCAGGACAGAAACGCGGCGTCGGACAGTGTGGTGGTCAGGACCAGCAGCACGATGGTGGCGAGCAGATTGCCCGCGGGCACACCGGCCTGCGGCCAACTGGCCCAGAATCCGCGCTGTCGGCTGGGGCTGTGCTCGGCCACCAGCAGGACCGCACCGCCCCATTCGCCGCCGACGGCGAAGCCCTGGATGAACCGCAGTGTCACCAACAGCGCAGGCGCCCAATAGCCGATCTGGCCGAAGGTCGGCAGGCAGCCCATCGCGAAGGTGGCCGCGCCGACCAGCAGCAGACTGAACTGCAGCAGCTTCTTGCGACCGTACTTGTCGCCGAAATGGCCGAAGACGATGCCGCCGAGCGGGCGGGCGACGAACCCGACGGCGTAGGTGACGAACGCGGCGAGAATGGCATCGAGTTCACTGCCGGTCTGGGCGAAGAAGACCTTGCTGAAGACCAGCGTCGCGGCCGTGCCGTAGAGGAAGAACTCGTACCACTCAACGACCGTTCCGGCCATCGATGCCGTAACGACGCGTTTGAGCCCGGTGGTCGGCTGGGGAGAATTGTGATCGGCAGCACACATAGGCCTGAGTATTCATGCAGGTAACACCGCACACAATGACCAGAAACGCACCACTTATCTGCAAAAATGCAGATATGTCCGTGCCGAGCGCCGATGATCTGCTGATCCTGCTGGCCGTCGGACGCACCGGACGCTATGTCAGCGCCGCCGATCAGCTCGGCGTCAACCACACCACCATTTCGCGGCGGATCGCCGCGCTCGAGCAGGCCATCGGTGCACGCGTGCTCACCCGCGTCGGGGCCGGCTGGGAGCTGACCGACCGCGGTCGTGAGGTGCTCGCCGCGGCCGAGGCGATCGAAGCCGCGGTGCGCTCGCTGGCCGACGCCGACGGCGGGCCGCGCGCGCTGGAGGGTGTCGTGCGCATCTCGGCCACCGACGGATTCAGCGCCTATATCGCCGCACCGGCCGCAGCGGAGGTGCAGCGCAACCACCCCGGTGTGTCGGTCGAGATCGTGGCGGCCACCCGTCGGGCCAGTCAGCAACGGGCCAGCGTCGATATCGAGA
The sequence above is drawn from the Mycolicibacterium neoaurum VKM Ac-1815D genome and encodes:
- a CDS encoding LysR family transcriptional regulator — translated: MTRNAPLICKNADMSVPSADDLLILLAVGRTGRYVSAADQLGVNHTTISRRIAALEQAIGARVLTRVGAGWELTDRGREVLAAAEAIEAAVRSLADADGGPRALEGVVRISATDGFSAYIAAPAAAEVQRNHPGVSVEIVAATRRASQQRASVDIEIVVGEPTVHRAQAIRLGDYCLGLYGSRRYLSEHGTPREVGELTGHPLVYFIDSMLQVDELDLAASFAPAMRQSVSSTNVFVHVEATRADAGLGLLPCFMADRHDDLVRVLPAEVSVRLTYWLVTRAETLRRPEVEAIVEAIGDRVREHVDVLLGTV
- a CDS encoding 3-hydroxybutyrate dehydrogenase; the protein is MSEPASESTALSEPASESTALSEPAPSLSGKTALVTGAAAGIGAACARELATRGAKVTVADRDAEGAQALADEIGGTAWPVDLLDVSGLEGLRLDVDILVNNAGVQRVAPIAEFPPEAFRTLLTLMTEVPFLLIRAALPHMYEAGFGRVINLSSVHGLRASEYKVAYVTAKHALEGLSKVTALEGGPHGVTSNCVNPGYVRTALVDKQITDQARTHGIDEQQVVEQILLKESAIKRLVEPQEVASLVGWLASDRAGMVTGASYTMDGGWSAR
- a CDS encoding alpha/beta fold hydrolase, yielding MSTLSTGDGTQIFYKDWGSGQPIVFSHGWPLSSDDWDNQMLFFLSHGYRVIAHDRRGHGRSTQTPDGHDLDHYADDLAALTDHLDLRDAIHIGHSTGGGEVVRYLARHGESRVSKAALISAVPPLMVQTEANPEGLPKSVFDDLQAQLAANRSVFYRALPSGPFYGFNRPGAQSDPAIIDNWWRQGMMGDALSHYDGIVAFSQTDFTEDLKKITVPTLVMHSRDDQIVPYVAAGPKSAELLQNGTLITYEDFPHGMPTTHADVINADLLSFLQS
- a CDS encoding acetoacetate--CoA ligase, whose amino-acid sequence is MERPVSPEPQWEPTAADIADAQVTAFARSAGHEGDYHDLWQWSVDEPEAFWGALWRYFDLGEIPGEVLADDSMPGAVWFPGVRLNYVDQIARQARTDRPAILSLGEDFAVTELSWAELLSRTAAFANTLAELGVRPGDRVVGYLPNIAEAVVAFLGTASIGAVWSACGQDYSAKAALDRLGQLEPVVLVTADGYRFGGKTHDKSADVAELRAGLPSLTATISVSRLAPTPEGQLDFATVTAGDAELRTTEVEFDHPLWILFSSGTTGLPKGIVHGHGGVLVEHLKAVALQSDIGPTDTFFWYTSPSWMMWNFQVAGLLVGATIVCYDGSPSHPTPDALWEMTARLGVTVLGTSPGYVLSCAKAGAVPRADHDLRALRTVGITGSSLPASTALWMRDNLGAHVQVASISGGTDVVSAFIGGVRTVPVWPGELSVPFLGAALDAWDELGTPVRGEVGELVITKPLPSMPVSFWNDPDGSRYWDAYFDMFPGVWRHGDWITITERGSVIVHGRSDSTLNRHGIRMGSADIYQSVERLPEIAEALVIGAEQPDGGYWMPLFVVPADGVSLTDELVDKIKQTIRTEVSPRHVPDEVILAPGIPHTRTGKKLEVPIKKLFQGADVSKVVERSAVDNPDLLDWYAAQRR
- a CDS encoding xylulokinase, with translation MAGSHTTLVAGIDSSTQSTKVVVCDAATGAVQRTGSAPHPTGTEIDPQHWWHALQSAIQAAGGIGDVAAISVGAQQHGMVCLDDSGRAVRDALLWNDTRSADAADQLVAELGGASAWAQRVGVVPVASFTAAKLRWLADHESRNADATAAVCLPHDWLTWRLSGSQDIADLRTDRSDASGTGYFSAATGSYEYDLLEWALRGRRPVVPAVLGPRDGAGTTPDGAVLGPGAGDNAAAALGLSATVGDCVVSLGTSGVVSAVGTTPAHDGEGIVAGFADATGRHLPLVCTLNGAPVLAAVARMLDVDFDEFDRLALSAPAGADGLVLIPYFDGERSPNLPDAAGALHGVTTRNLSPANIARAAVEGLLGSMAYCMQKIAGQGIPTERIILIGGGARSQAVRQIAPAVFGTTVDVPETGEYVALGAARQAAWVLSGREEQPKWDSGSTWTYRADPTPGVLDRYMHLQELTVR
- a CDS encoding MFS transporter; translation: MCAADHNSPQPTTGLKRVVTASMAGTVVEWYEFFLYGTAATLVFSKVFFAQTGSELDAILAAFVTYAVGFVARPLGGIVFGHFGDKYGRKKLLQFSLLLVGAATFAMGCLPTFGQIGYWAPALLVTLRFIQGFAVGGEWGGAVLLVAEHSPSRQRGFWASWPQAGVPAGNLLATIVLLVLTTTLSDAAFLSWGWRVAFWLSAVVVLVGYYIRTKVTDAPIFVEAQQEAERIKASSLSVVEVLKRYPRGVFTAMGLRFGENIMYYLVVTFSITYLKTQVGADTSTILWYLLFAHAVHFAVIPLVGQLSDHYGRRPVYIVGALLGASWGFFAFPMMNSGNYAVVTASVTIGLMIHALMYAPQPAIMSEMFPTRMRYSGVSLGYQVTSIVAGSLAPIIAVKLLDIYDSSVPIAVYLGLACGVSFLAALVTRETKGIDLKTLDDADARDIAGARA